A DNA window from Piliocolobus tephrosceles isolate RC106 chromosome 9, ASM277652v3, whole genome shotgun sequence contains the following coding sequences:
- the LOC111549930 gene encoding cytochrome c oxidase subunit NDUFA4: MLHQIIGQAEKHPSLIPLLVFIGAGGTGAGLYLLHLALFNPDVSWDRKNHPDPWNKLGPDDQYKFYSVNVDHSKLKKEGPHF, encoded by the coding sequence ATGCTCCACCAGATCATCGGTCAGGCTGAGAAGCATCCAAGCTTGATCCCCCTCTTAGTATTTATTGGAGCTGGAGGTACTGGAGCAGGACTGTATCTCTTGCATCTGGCATTGTTCAATCCAGATGTTAGTTGGGACAGAAAGAATCACCCAGATCCCTGGAACAAACTGGGTCCCGATGATCAATACAAGTTCTACTCAGTGAATGTGGATCATAGCAAACTGAAGAAAGAAGGTCCACATTTCTAA